The sequence ACAAGACTTGCCGTATGCGCCAACCTGTATATTATCTAGTAGGAAAAAAGAGATACGATTCCATCACGATTACTATGGAGGCTGTCATAAAGAAAACGGCCCTGCTGCTACTCATCGTCGCCGTCGGTCTCGTCCAAGCCGACGTTCTCTTCGAGGAGGATTTCGACTCGGGCGACCTCGACTCCTGGACCCTCGAACCCGGCGAGATCGGCCAGCGCTGGATCATCTCCAGCCAGCGCTACTACAACCCGGCCTACGGCGTTATCTGCGAGGAGGGCGACCAGCAGGACGAGCGCCTGATCTCCCCGCCCATCAACCTGACCGACAACTGCGAGTTAACCTTCCACTGGGCCGCCAGCTACACCTGGCTCGTCACGCCCCACAACAACGGCGATTATTCCCTTGAGATCCGCCAGGCCGGCGGTCCCGGCGCCTGGGTCTCCCGCTGGAACGAGGAACTCGTAGGCGTCTTCGAGAACTGGACCTGGTACGAAACCACCATCGCCATCGACGACTACTGGGAGGGCTTCGACGTCCAGTTCGCCTGGCGCCTGATCGGCGACAACGCCGCCGACGTCTGGCTGGATACGATCATCCTCACCGACGACGCCTCGACGGGCGTCGAGGAAACCTCCTTCGGACAGATCAACGCCCTGGGCCGCTAGGAACCACCACAGTGCAGTTGGGCGAATCGACGCCGGGTCGGCTGAAAAGTAAGCCGATCCGGCTGTTTACATAGTTCCAATAATGGACAAATCCCACCTGTCGACCAGGCGTCGCCGTTATCAGTCGCCGTTATCATAGGAGATATGGACAATAATCGGTCGATCATGGGTCAAACATGTGCCGAATAGTCGTCCCGACACGAACTATGCGGAATAATGAATAACATGCCTGATGGAATGAGCGGAGCGTCCTCGTTATTGGATGATAGAAGGCGTATTAGCACTTGTTAATGCGATGTATATCGTCATTATTATGTTTATGTCAAAATGATACTTGACATTATCTTGCCCTCAGGCTAGATTTATTGGTGATTTACCGTAAAAGGGCTCTACCGCATATTACTCCAGTACCGCACTTATTTCGGGAGGTTCCGATGAAACCCCGTGATGTTCTTGTTCTATTGTTATGCATAGTCCTGTCTGCGATCGCGGCCGACGCAGCCCCAACCGCTCAAACGCCCGAAGCCAAGCCCCGGCTGGCCGTAATCCCACTGGAGGCCGAAGGCGTCAGCGAGAACGACGCCGCCATCGCCACCCAGTACCTGACCACGGAGCTGATCCGCCGCGGCCGCTTCGAGGTCCTCGAGCGCGAGTACATAGCCGACATCATGGAGGAGCAGGCCCTGGCCCTGGTCTGCAACGACGTCGAGTGCGCCGTCGAGATCGGCAGGGTCCTGGCCGCCGAGAACGTCCTCGTCGGCTCGGTGCGCCGCTCCGGCTCCGATTATGTCGTCAACGTGCGGCTGATCGACGTCGAGCGGGGTCGGATCGTCGGCAGCACCACCGAGGAATGCGCCGCCCAGAGCGGCTACCTTTCCAGCCGCGCCGGTGAGATCGGCTCCCGGGTCTACCCCGACCGTATCGAGGCCGAGAACGATAACGGCTGGTTGTGGTGGACCCTGGGCGGAGTGGCCGCCGTCGGCGCCGGCACGGCCGTCTACCTGCTGGCCGGGGATGACGCAGGTGAGCACGATCCCCTGCCCGACTGGCCCGACCACCCGTGAGACCGGGCGAATATCGTACTGTGAACCTTACTTACACCTGCCGACGAGGGGTTATCATGCGTAAGCTCATCATTTGTTTGCTGTTGATCGCGGCGGGCGTCGGGGCGGAGTCAGCCGAGCAGACCGACTGGTCCGGCGGCCCCGGCGTAACGGGTCCGGTCACCGACTGGGGCGACGCCTTCTACACTTCCAGCGATGTCGACTGGTCCAGCCGGGCCGGCTCGCTGTTGCTGGAGGCCGTCCTGCTGGACGCCCCGGAGAAGAACACCATCACCGGCGAAATCACCTACGCCTTCCGCACCTGCTGCGCCGACCTCGACCAGGACGGTGATGTCGACGTGCTGCTGATCACCGATTACACCGAAACCGACAGCGACGAGGTCTCCTGGTGGGAGAACCTCGACGGCGCCGGGACCTCGTGGGAGCAGCACGTGCTGACCTCAACCTTCCCCGACGCCCAGGACATCAACTGCGGCGACATCGACGGCGATGATGACCTGGATATCCTGACCACGGGCTGGGAGTCCTCGTATCTAAGCTGGTGGGAGAACGTCGACCTGGGGACCGGTGACTGGGTCGAGCACGTCATCGATCTCGACGGCGACCCCGTAGTCAACCCCATCGGCGCCGATCTGGTTTATCTGGACACCGACGGCGACCTGGACATCGTGCTCAGCGATCTGGCACACGGCAACAGCAACGTCATGTTCATCGAGAACGATGATTACGGCGAGGATTGGCTCAAGAACACCATCGATGGTTGGTACAACTCGCCCTGGTACCCCAGGGCGGGCGATCTGGACGACGACGGTTACCCCGATCTGGCCGCCTGCAGCATCGGTTATGACGATGTGTACTGGTGGAGGAACGAGGACGGCTACGGCAACTTCGGCGCCCGCCAGACCATCTCCGACGGTGAGCTGGACGATCCCAAGCAGATCGAGCTGGCCGACCTGGACGACGATGATGATCTCGACGTCATCGTCTGCTCGCCCGAAGACGGTGTCTTCTGGTGGGCCAACGACGGCAGCGGCGGCGGCTGGGCGATGACCACGATCAGCGAGGTCTATGGTTCGCGCAGCCTGGAGGCCCTTGACGTCGACGCAGATGAAGACATCGACCTGCTGTTCTCCACCGAGGGCGGCGTGATCCTCTGGTTCGAGAACGCCGACGGCGTCGGCGGGTCCTGGAACGAGCACACCGTAGACGACTTCGTGCCCAACTGTCGCTGGGCCGAGGGCGCCGACATCAACGACGACGGTCACCCCGACGTGGTCAGCGCCTGCAAGACCGAGGACTCGCTCTACTGGTGGCAGTTGACGGGCTTTCAATCCGGCGCTCTGACCTCGTCGATCCTGGACACCGGTTTCGAGACCGCCTTCAGCTACGGCCTGCTGATCTGGGAGAGCGAGCTGCCCGCCGATTGCGGCCTGGCTTTCCGGGTCAGATCGGGCGACGACCATACCGACCTGGGCGACTGGTCGGATCCGATCAGCACCAGCGGCACCGATCTGAGCGGTTACCTGGCCCAGGCGGGGCGCTATTTCCAGTACCGTCTCGAAGCGCTTTCCGTCGATCCCAACCAGACACCGCGGCTCGATTCCCTCGAGATTACCTACGGCGCCGATGAGGTACCGCCGCAGATCGATCACCAGCAGATTACCAGTGCCGACCTGGACAGCGCCCTGGCCGTCGAGGCCGAGATCAGCGACAACAACGAGATCGCCCTGGCCCGGGTCTTCTACCGCCGCGGCGGTGACGTCGAGTTCAGCTACACCGATCTGAAGCCCGACTCCGGCGACACCTACAGCGCCAGCATCCCGGAGGCTTTCGTCACCGAGCGCGGGCTCGACTACTACCTCTGGGCCTCCGACGGCATCAACACCGTCACCCTGCCCGCCGACGGCCCCGACGAGCCCTTCAATGTGGCCGTCGAGTACGCGGGCGAGGGTATCGACCCCGGCGCACCCCAGCACGCCGGGAACACCGTGGCCGACTACCGCCTGTTCAGTGTGCCGACCGATTACGGTGCCGACGGCGGCTCACCGGCCGACGTCCTCGAGGACGATCTGGGCGCCTACGACGACGAGCAGTGGCGCCTGGCCCGCTACCAGGCCGGCGGCTTCGTCGAGTATACCCAGGGCTCGATCGAATACTTCAAGCCCGGCCGGGCCTACTGGCTGATTGTCGCCGCGCAAGGGATACTGCTGGACTCGGGAGCGGGCAGCAGCCCGGATTGCAGCGAGCCCTACGGCGTGGCCCTCGAGCCGGGCTGGAACCAGTTGGCCTGCCCGTTCTGCTTCAGCGTGGGCTGGCAGGAGGTGCTGGACTGCGCCGCGAACTCCGCCATCGCCGCCGACCTCGAACCCCCGGTGGCCTACGACGGCGACTTCGTTTACGAGCAGGCGGCCCTGACGCCCTGGACGGGTTACTGGGTCAACTACAACGGCCCGGCGGCGACGACGCTCTACGTCCCGCCCGTCGAGTACCAGCCCGAGGACACGGGGAACGCCGGTCCGCCATTCCTGCGCCCGCTCGCCGAAACGGCGGCCCCGGCGCGGCTCCTGGGCAGCCTGCCGCAGCCCTGGGTCAGCCGGGCGCCGGAGACCACGGACCGGCCGCGCTCGACGATCTCCGGCACCGTCGGTAGTTCGACGCCCGCCGCCCCGACGGTGGGCTCCCCGGGCGATCGTACCTCGGGTTCGCGGCCGACGGACGTTACGACAACGCCGGTCGCCTCGTTCGTCGATTCCGGCGCCGAGCCCTGGTTGCTTGAGCTGCGGCTGGATTCCGGCGGCCTGGTCGACGGCTGGAACCGCCTCGGCGTAGTCGTCGGCGCCGAACGTTACTGGGACGAGCACGAGCGCCACGAGCCGCCCCACCTGGCCGGGGCGCCGCGCTTGAGCTTCGTCCACGAAGATTGGCCCAGCCGCCGCGGCGTCTACGCTACCGACCTGCGGGCCGCGGTCGGCGAGGGGGCCGAGTTCGTCCTCGAAGTGACCCCCGCCGCCGGCGCCGACGAGGCCCTGTTCAGTTGGCGCAGCCTGGAGGAGCCGCCGCCGAGCCTCGAGGCCGCCCTCTACGATCCGGCGGTGGGTTGCTGGCTCGAGCTCGACGGGGCCGGAGATTACCGTCTCGAGCTGCTGCCCCGCGAGGACGCTCGGACGCTGAGGATCTACGTCGGTCCGTGCGGCTGGCTGGACGAACAACGGCCTGAAGCGCCGCGCCGGGCCTACCTGCTGCAGAGCTACCCCAACCCGGCGGCGGACGAGCTGACTATTCGCTTTGGTCTCGACGAGGCCGGACCCGTGGAGTTGGCCGTCTACGACCTGGCCGGACGGCGCGTGGTCACCCTGCTGGACGAAACCCTGCCGGCCGGTGAGCGGGCCGTTCGCTGGGATGGTTGCGACAACGCCGGTCGCGCCGTGGCCGACGGTGTCTACCTCTACCTGCTGCGCAGCGGTGCGGAGGCCCTGACCCGCCGGCTGGTGATCAGCCGCTGACGGCGTTATTCACTTGAGATGCGACGACGGGAGGGGCCGCGCGGCTCCTCCCGTTCTTCGCGTAAGGGTCTTGCCGTTTCGTACGCAGCGGCGTCACGCTTCTTGCAGGCCGCGGCGCGCTGCCGCGCCCCGCGGCGCAAGAACCGCGCCGCCGCCTCCCGTTCCGGCGCTCCGTAAGCCCGCCCGGCGGGCGATTGATGCTGCTGAGCTGGCAAGCCGAGCTGACGAGACCGGAAAAGGCTTGCCTAGGATTGTAAAAAAACGCGCCAAGTTAGAGTGTTATTGTTCTTCACCGGATCATTAACGAGTCGAAGAGTTAAGGCGACAAAGCGACGAGGAGACGCTGATGCGGGCGCCGCAATCCAGAGTGTTGTTTTCCCTCGTTATCCTGAGCGGTCTGACTCTGGCGGCGGCTTGCGACAGCGCAACGGGGAGCGGTGAAGACGGCGATGGCGACGGGACGCCCCCCGACGCCCCGCTGCCGCTTTCTCCGGAGGACGGCGCCGTCGACGTCGAACTCCGGCCCCTGTTCAGGTGGAGTTACGAGCCCGACGAGAACCGCGGGGACAGCCGTCCGCATCGCGAGCGCCCCGCGGCTCCCTCCGCCACGCGGGATGCTGAAGCAGCTACGCCGGCGCAGGCCGGGGCAGAGCAACCATCGGCGACGGTCCCGGCGCCGCCATCAGCGACGACGGTCACCTCCACCTGCGAGCCGGCGACCAGCTTCACCCTGCAGGTCGACGATGATCCCACTTTTGCTGATCCCGAGATCGACGAGAGCGGGATCCTTGGACCGAGTTTCAAACCCTCTTCGGAATTAGAGTGCAGTACCGAATATTATTGGCGTGTCAAGGTTTTACGTAGAATCGGGGGGTCAGCGACTGGTCGGAAGTCTGGAGCTTCACCACCCTGGAAAACACATACACCTGGCAGATTCAGACGGTGGACTCGGCTCAGGATGTCGGGCCTTGGAACTCATTAGCCATCGATAATTCCCATTACCCTCATATTTCGTATTACGACGCGATCGACGGCGACCTCGAGTACGCCGTCTGGAACGGTTCCGACTGGGATATCGAGACGGTGGACTCGAAGGGAGATGTCGGACAATGCAACTCCCTGGCCTTGAACCACTCTGCTGAACCGCGTATATCCTACATCGATGTAGACGAGGGCTCGTTAAAGTTCGCCGAATGGTTTAGTTCCGGTTGGAGAACCCAGACCGTTGACTCCAGGGATGAATACGGTAATTGCACTTCTCTGGCGCTGGATGACGCTGGTAAACCACATATTACCTATAGTGATCTTTCCTGGTGTAACCTTATGTACGTGGTCAGGAAAAGCTCGAGCTGGTATTTCGCAATAGTGGATACTCAGATTACTACGACCAACAACTCGCTGGTCTTGGATGGCTCCGACTACCCCCACATCGCCTATAACGATTACTATGGACAAGAGCTTCATTACGCCTGCTGGAACGCTGACGGTTGGGACATCGAAACCGTTGGAACGGTTGATTTCGTCGGAGAGCATGTCTCGTTGGCGTTGGACAATGCCGGCAACCCGCACATAGCATATTATTCAAAAAGCTATACCGCCCTCAAGCTCATTCGCTGGACCGGTACACGCTGGGAGGGCGAAATCGTCGACGGGCCGGGACAGGTTGGTGAGTATAACTCCCTGGCGCTGGATGATTCCGGTAATCCGCATATCTCCTATTATGATGTTACAGAGGGTGATCTCAAGTACGCCGCCTGGAATGGTTCCAACTGGGAGATCGAGACGGTGGACTCCGACGGCGACGTCGGCAAGTATACCTCCCTGGCGCTGGACCCCAAGGGTAACCCGCGTATCTCGTATTACGACTCGGGAAATTATGACCTCAAGTACGCCCGGCGCTACTAGTGTTTGTTACGATTCATTATTAAACGGGCGGGGCTCGTCGGCCCCGCCCGTTATCATCGCTTCAGACTGTACTTCCAAGGTTCGTGTACGCCTACTCCCAGTCCAGCAGGCGCTTGTCGCCCTCCAGCTTGCGCAGCGGGGCGATGTCCTGGCTGACCTCGATCACTCCGCGATACCCGCCGGCGTCGTCGCGCAGGGCGAAGTAGCGGATGTGGACGTACTTGTCGTCTAAGTGGATGTAGAACTCGGCGACGTCGCGCTCGCCGGACTTGAAGGCCGCGACGATCTTCTCCACCATGTGGACGGACTTGGGCGGGTGGCAGTTGGTCACCCGGCGGCCGATGATCCCCGGGGAGCGGGGGAAGATGCGGTCGTCGGTGGCCGTGTAGTAGCGCACCTCGTCGTGCTCGTCGACGAAGGTGACGTCGAAGGGCAGGTGGCGCAGCAGCAGGTCGAGCTGTTCGGTGGTCAGTTCGCCGGTGGTCAGCTTGTGCATCGATCCCTCCCGGGGTTGGCTCGTGCTCATGTCTGTTTGATCCTCGGCGCCGTCCAGGGCGACGGGGGTGTGCCAGGCGTAGCCGATCTCGGCGCCGCCGGCGCGGATCCGGCGCCAGTCGTCGCCGTCGAGGTGCTCGAGGGCCAGGGGCAAGAGCACCCGCTCCTCCTTCTCGATCATCCCCCGTGCCTTGTCGAGGTAGGCCCGTCCGGCCTCGAGCAGCTCCCCGGGCTCCCCGTCGATTAAAGCCCGGCGGGTTTGCCGGTAGAGTCCGCGGACCTCGTCGTGGACGCCCCACATCACCTGGGTCGGCCCGGAGAGGTCGTGCCGCTCGAGGTAGGGGAAGAGCTGGTTCTCCTTGCGCCGGTAGTGCAGCTCGAGGCGGCCCAGGTCTTCGAGCAGCGCCGCCGCCGCGTCGCGCCCCTCCTCCAGGGCGGTGGGCGAAGCGGCCGTTCGTGCGAGCAGTGCTTCGAGTTTCGCCAGACGCTGCTCCAGCAGGCGGTTCTCCACCTGCAGGATACGGGCGGGGTGGCCGGGCTCCAGCTCGAGAAGCTCCGCGCTTCGCAGCCCCCGGCGGAACAGGCGAACATGGACGTCGCAGAGACGCTGGACCTCGCTCGGCGGTAGGCCCTCGTCGATCAGCTCGCGCTCGACGGCGCCGATCTCGGCGGCCCCGGCCCCGGCCAGCAGGGCGCCGAACTCGTCCTCCAGCTCGGCGGGCTCGGCCCCGGCGTGCAGCCGCCGGATGACCTCCTTGAGCCGCTGTTTCCGCGCTTGACGCTCCCGATCCTCGCTCAACAGCTTCGCCCCCTTCATAGCTTATTAGATCTTTATAATACTACTACGCGGCCGCGGTAGTGTAAAGAAAACCGCCGGAGCTTGCCCGACAGGTAAAATGGGGTTATTATTATACCGTAACCAAAACGTAAGGGGGGATTGTCATGTTAGTGAAGCTCAAGCGCAGAAAACGCCCGCCTTCCGGCAACGTAAGCAAACCGTCGATCGGGCGGAGGCGCCTCCCGGCCCCGGCGCTAATCCTGGCGCTGGTCCCGGCGCTGTTGCTCTCGGCCTGCGAGCCCAACACCGGTGGCGCCGACGACGGCCTGCGCGACGACGATCCCCCGCCGGCCTGGCGCACCGAAACCGTCGACGGCTTCGGCAACGACTACGTCGGCCGCTCCTCCTCCCTGGCCGTCGACGCCGACGGCGTGCTCCACGTTGCCTACTACGACACGGTCTGGGGCGACCTGAAATACGCCCGCGGCACCAGCGGCGATTGGTCGATCGAGATCGTCGATGCCGCGGGCAATACCGGCTGGTATCCCGCCCTGGAGCTGGACTCCGCCGGCGCGCCCCACGTCGTCTACTACGACGAAACCGACCGCGAGCTGCGCTACGCCCGTCGCGCCGTCGACGGCTGGCTGCGGGAGACGATCTGCGACATCCTCGTAATCGAGCCCGAGGCCGCCCTGGCACTTGACGGCGCCGACCGGCCCCGGCTCATCTTCTGTGATCACTACGCCCTTGCCGTGCGCAGTGCCGTGCGCGAGAACGGAGTCTGGAGTTTCGAGACCGTCGAGGAGGAGATGAACATTGGCAACGGGATCTGCCTGGCCTTCGATAACGAAGACACCGCTCACGCCTGCTACGTCGACGGCATCATCTACGAGCTGCACTACGCCCGACGCGCAGACGACGGCTGGAGCCTCGAGAACGTCGCCGGCGATGACAACATTAGCTGGTTCCCGGCGCTGGAGCTGGACTCCCGGGGACGGCCCGTCATCGCCTACGCCAATTCGACCACCGGAGCACTTCGCTACGCCCGCCGTCTCAGTGACGGCTGGCATCACGAGGACATCGACACCGACGACGGCGACTACCCCGGCCTGGCCCTCGACGGCGCCGACGGCGCCTATGTCTCCTACTATGCCCGCGACACCAACCACCTGCGCTGCGCCCGGCGGGACGGCGCCGGCTGGGAGACCCGCATCGTGGACACCGTCGGTTGGGTGGGCTACTATACCTCGATCGTCCTCGATCCCGCCGGAACGCCACACATCATCTACCACGATCGGGACGCCGGCACCCTGCAGCACGCCTGGCTGGAGTAGCCGAAAGCAAAAATCCACCCCGGGCGGGAGCCGCCAACGGCGCCCGCCCGGGTTAACAACACGGCGGCCCCGGAAAACGGCCTGCTGAAGATTCCCCAGCCAAACCCGCCGGCTAACGAGCCGGAACCGGCACGGTTTTTGCGGAGGCCGACCGTTAACATTCGTCCTAACGGTCGCCGAGATGCAAAAACCGTGCCGGTTCCGGCGGCGCGGGGTCGGCAATCGGTTGAGCTTCGCCGACGGCCGTTTTCCGGGGCCGCCGCCGACGCTGCTAATGTCCTCGACTAGGTTTCACCGTCGTCGTGCTCGCGGGAGCGGGCGGCGGTCTCGGGGAATTCGACCTCGCGCTCGTGCTGGTGGCCGCAGGTGGGGCAGGATTCGAGGTGTTCGAACAGGTGGCCGAGCTTCTCGCGCTTGGTCTTCAGATAGTGCAGGTTCTCATCGGTGGGATCGACCTCGATGGGTACCCGCTCGACGATCTCGAGGCCGTAGCCCTCGAGGGCCACGATCTTGCGCGGGTTGTTGGTCATCAGCTTGAGCTTGCGCAGGCCGAGCTCGTAGAGGATCTGGGCGCCGATGCCGTAGTTGCGCAGATCAACGGGGAAGCCGAGCTCGAGGTTGGCCTCGACGGTGTCGCGGCCCTGATCCTGCAGGGCGTAGGCCCGGATCTTGTTGACCAGGCCGATGCCCCGGCCCTCCTGGCGCAGGTAGAGCAGCACGCCGCGGCCTTCGGCGGCGACGGCCTGCAGGGCGACGTCGAGCTGGGGGCCGCAGTCGCAGCGCAGGCTGTGGAAGGTGTCGCCGGTCAGGCACTCGGAGTG is a genomic window of Candidatus Coatesbacteria bacterium containing:
- a CDS encoding T9SS type A sorting domain-containing protein, whose translation is MRKLIICLLLIAAGVGAESAEQTDWSGGPGVTGPVTDWGDAFYTSSDVDWSSRAGSLLLEAVLLDAPEKNTITGEITYAFRTCCADLDQDGDVDVLLITDYTETDSDEVSWWENLDGAGTSWEQHVLTSTFPDAQDINCGDIDGDDDLDILTTGWESSYLSWWENVDLGTGDWVEHVIDLDGDPVVNPIGADLVYLDTDGDLDIVLSDLAHGNSNVMFIENDDYGEDWLKNTIDGWYNSPWYPRAGDLDDDGYPDLAACSIGYDDVYWWRNEDGYGNFGARQTISDGELDDPKQIELADLDDDDDLDVIVCSPEDGVFWWANDGSGGGWAMTTISEVYGSRSLEALDVDADEDIDLLFSTEGGVILWFENADGVGGSWNEHTVDDFVPNCRWAEGADINDDGHPDVVSACKTEDSLYWWQLTGFQSGALTSSILDTGFETAFSYGLLIWESELPADCGLAFRVRSGDDHTDLGDWSDPISTSGTDLSGYLAQAGRYFQYRLEALSVDPNQTPRLDSLEITYGADEVPPQIDHQQITSADLDSALAVEAEISDNNEIALARVFYRRGGDVEFSYTDLKPDSGDTYSASIPEAFVTERGLDYYLWASDGINTVTLPADGPDEPFNVAVEYAGEGIDPGAPQHAGNTVADYRLFSVPTDYGADGGSPADVLEDDLGAYDDEQWRLARYQAGGFVEYTQGSIEYFKPGRAYWLIVAAQGILLDSGAGSSPDCSEPYGVALEPGWNQLACPFCFSVGWQEVLDCAANSAIAADLEPPVAYDGDFVYEQAALTPWTGYWVNYNGPAATTLYVPPVEYQPEDTGNAGPPFLRPLAETAAPARLLGSLPQPWVSRAPETTDRPRSTISGTVGSSTPAAPTVGSPGDRTSGSRPTDVTTTPVASFVDSGAEPWLLELRLDSGGLVDGWNRLGVVVGAERYWDEHERHEPPHLAGAPRLSFVHEDWPSRRGVYATDLRAAVGEGAEFVLEVTPAAGADEALFSWRSLEEPPPSLEAALYDPAVGCWLELDGAGDYRLELLPREDARTLRIYVGPCGWLDEQRPEAPRRAYLLQSYPNPAADELTIRFGLDEAGPVELAVYDLAGRRVVTLLDETLPAGERAVRWDGCDNAGRAVADGVYLYLLRSGAEALTRRLVISR
- a CDS encoding DUF438 domain-containing protein, which translates into the protein MKGAKLLSEDRERQARKQRLKEVIRRLHAGAEPAELEDEFGALLAGAGAAEIGAVERELIDEGLPPSEVQRLCDVHVRLFRRGLRSAELLELEPGHPARILQVENRLLEQRLAKLEALLARTAASPTALEEGRDAAAALLEDLGRLELHYRRKENQLFPYLERHDLSGPTQVMWGVHDEVRGLYRQTRRALIDGEPGELLEAGRAYLDKARGMIEKEERVLLPLALEHLDGDDWRRIRAGGAEIGYAWHTPVALDGAEDQTDMSTSQPREGSMHKLTTGELTTEQLDLLLRHLPFDVTFVDEHDEVRYYTATDDRIFPRSPGIIGRRVTNCHPPKSVHMVEKIVAAFKSGERDVAEFYIHLDDKYVHIRYFALRDDAGGYRGVIEVSQDIAPLRKLEGDKRLLDWE